A genomic stretch from Sphingobacterium sp. ML3W includes:
- a CDS encoding AraC family transcriptional regulator, with amino-acid sequence MVLSNDDYTYKMICCKDIFSYLIKFAIDLIHNDMGCSNHIETIDNIKKSNFVWFEENWVHDDALHTHLKAQLIYVEQGFQYLTVEGKMYLLPQNHVAWVPSNALHKTNSHSESIKLMILFFDIEQEDPFFEKVQIFAAPKVLREMILYAEKWSKLTEENEHEKIFLRALLNELPAFGSRLLHLEITLPSENRLQTVLNHLHDHYTHPIKMEEIALLSNLSLRTIERLFKKETGMTLVKYQQLLRIIKSLELLSTGELTISQIAYKVGYQSVQAFTNSFYAVMGYRPSAFIEH; translated from the coding sequence ATGGTATTATCGAATGATGACTACACCTACAAGATGATTTGTTGCAAAGATATATTCAGTTATTTAATTAAATTTGCCATTGATTTAATTCATAACGACATGGGCTGTTCCAATCATATTGAAACAATTGATAATATAAAAAAATCTAATTTTGTCTGGTTCGAAGAAAATTGGGTTCACGACGATGCGTTACATACGCATCTCAAGGCGCAGTTGATTTACGTCGAGCAAGGTTTTCAATACCTCACCGTTGAGGGAAAAATGTACCTACTCCCCCAGAATCATGTAGCATGGGTTCCCTCAAATGCTTTACATAAGACCAATTCACATTCCGAGAGTATCAAATTAATGATCCTCTTTTTCGATATTGAGCAGGAAGATCCATTTTTCGAAAAGGTTCAAATATTCGCTGCTCCGAAGGTGTTGAGAGAGATGATCCTATATGCCGAAAAATGGTCAAAATTGACTGAAGAAAATGAACATGAAAAAATTTTCCTTCGTGCACTCCTTAACGAACTCCCCGCCTTCGGATCCCGCTTATTGCATCTAGAAATTACGCTGCCAAGTGAAAATAGATTACAGACAGTATTAAATCACCTACACGACCACTATACCCATCCTATTAAGATGGAAGAAATTGCGTTATTATCCAATCTTTCCCTGCGCACTATCGAACGATTATTTAAAAAGGAAACAGGAATGACACTGGTCAAATACCAGCAATTGCTACGGATAATTAAAAGTCTTGAGTTATTAAGCACGGGTGAACTGACAATATCCCAGATTGCCTACAAAGTTGGGTACCAAAGCGTACAGGCTTTTACAAATAGTTTCTATGCCGTCATGGGATATCGGCCTTCTGCTTTTATTGAGCATTAA
- a CDS encoding MFS transporter, producing MNKNMQKSNTVSWSWLSVLVVILVSTNLRSPITAVGPVLGQISDYLTLDSFQSSLLTAIPLFMFASCSVLVSRYSHVQAMHRFLLFGLIVLAVGIIVRVWGGTASLFVGSVMIGLGICVGNVVAPGYIKTSFPNNIGLMTGVFAVAMNLTAAFASGFSLRLGEWTGFGWRGSLGVWVVLAILSIIAVFFDQLCGQKSIIPEQKKHVQTGIGHIFKSRLAWYISIFMGIQSLIYYSLISWLPKVLVDYGMAAKDTGWLLFLIQIAMIPIMFVGPIIAHRMKDQRLMAVAVAVGMLGSILIFFLYKLDGIYIAAILLGLSNGLSFSLSILFFSLRAKSTANAIKISGMAQSVGYLIAAFGPPIFGKLHEIDSSWNYSFYFLAASIVLLLLTGIKAAENKFVEES from the coding sequence ATGAATAAGAATATGCAAAAATCAAATACTGTTTCCTGGAGCTGGTTGTCTGTATTGGTTGTTATTTTAGTTTCAACGAATCTGAGATCGCCGATTACGGCTGTAGGGCCTGTTTTGGGGCAAATCAGTGACTATCTTACATTGGATAGCTTTCAAAGTAGTTTATTGACTGCGATTCCTCTTTTTATGTTTGCAAGTTGTTCGGTCCTGGTGAGTAGGTATTCCCACGTTCAGGCTATGCATCGTTTTTTGTTGTTTGGATTGATTGTCCTTGCTGTGGGAATCATTGTGAGGGTATGGGGTGGTACAGCCTCTTTGTTTGTAGGATCCGTCATGATCGGCTTAGGAATCTGTGTGGGTAATGTCGTAGCTCCAGGGTATATTAAGACCAGTTTTCCCAATAATATCGGACTGATGACTGGCGTTTTTGCTGTAGCAATGAACTTGACAGCAGCATTCGCATCAGGCTTTAGTCTACGTCTGGGTGAGTGGACTGGCTTTGGATGGAGAGGTTCTTTGGGCGTGTGGGTGGTCTTGGCGATACTATCTATTATTGCTGTTTTTTTTGATCAGTTATGCGGGCAGAAAAGTATTATTCCTGAGCAGAAAAAGCACGTGCAGACTGGGATTGGACATATTTTTAAATCCAGATTGGCTTGGTATATCAGTATATTTATGGGGATTCAGTCATTGATTTATTATAGTTTGATTTCCTGGTTGCCCAAGGTATTGGTTGATTACGGAATGGCTGCCAAAGACACCGGTTGGTTGTTGTTTTTGATCCAGATTGCGATGATCCCTATTATGTTTGTCGGGCCTATTATTGCACACCGAATGAAAGATCAGCGACTGATGGCTGTTGCTGTTGCGGTGGGTATGCTGGGCAGCATTTTGATCTTCTTTTTATATAAGCTAGATGGGATCTATATTGCAGCCATTTTATTAGGGCTTTCCAACGGCCTGTCTTTTAGTCTTTCTATTCTCTTTTTTAGTTTAAGGGCAAAATCGACAGCGAATGCAATCAAAATTTCGGGAATGGCGCAATCAGTCGGGTATTTGATTGCTGCATTCGGCCCGCCGATTTTTGGAAAATTGCATGAGATAGACTCATCCTGGAACTACTCTTTTTATTTTCTTGCGGCTAGTATTGTCCTGTTATTATTGACAGGAATAAAAGCGGCGGAAAATAAATTCGTGGAAGAATCTTAA
- a CDS encoding CocE/NonD family hydrolase, translating to MKTTISFLALALLTGSQLHAQTATDSAYVRDYYEKTEVTVPMRDGKKLFTVIYSPKDKSKKYPILLNRTPYTVGPYGQKEYKKSLGNFPSMMRDGYIFVYQDVRGKWMSEGDFEDVRPTNPGKDKKAIDESTDTYDALEWLQKNVKNYNGKAGLYGISYPGFYSTVGLVKTHPSLKAVSPQAPVTDWFIGDDFHHNGVLFLQDAFTFMSTFGVPRPKPITPDQFKSNIQINEVDKYNFFLEGGTAKELKEKYFGDSVKFWNDLFKHPNYDEFWKSRVITNYLQDVKPAVMVVGGFFDAEDAYGTFKTYQSIEEKSKTNNSILVAGPWYHGGWVRAAGDYLGDIQFDKKTSITYQEKFEQPFFSHYLKEEGKFSAAEANIFISGSNEWKQFEQWPPKNVETKRLYFQPQGKLGFEKVQRTDSWDEYVTDPNKPVPHQGGLIQNRTREYMVDDQRFAANRPDVMVYQTAALTEDITIVGPIKNFLKVSSTGTDADYVVKLIDVYPNDAPSFEGKTMAGYQMMVRGEIMAGKYRNGFDKPQALTPGLVEKVDFVMPDVAHTFKKGHRIMVQVQNSWFPLAERNPQVFMEPYTATKTDFRKATQRIFHDVNNATYIEFDILKN from the coding sequence ATGAAAACTACCATTTCGTTTCTGGCTTTAGCATTATTAACCGGGAGCCAGCTCCATGCACAGACTGCCACAGATTCCGCTTATGTTCGGGATTATTATGAGAAAACCGAAGTAACGGTTCCGATGCGAGATGGCAAGAAATTGTTTACCGTGATCTATAGCCCCAAAGATAAATCCAAGAAATATCCAATTTTATTAAACCGAACACCCTACACAGTGGGGCCTTATGGCCAAAAAGAGTACAAGAAAAGTTTGGGAAACTTTCCGTCGATGATGCGGGACGGCTATATCTTTGTCTATCAGGATGTCCGCGGAAAATGGATGAGTGAAGGTGATTTTGAAGATGTTCGTCCAACAAATCCGGGTAAAGATAAAAAAGCGATCGACGAGAGCACGGACACCTACGACGCTTTAGAGTGGCTGCAGAAAAATGTAAAAAACTACAATGGAAAAGCGGGCCTCTATGGGATTTCCTACCCCGGTTTCTACTCCACAGTGGGACTCGTCAAGACCCACCCCAGCCTCAAAGCTGTTTCGCCACAGGCTCCGGTGACCGATTGGTTTATTGGGGATGATTTTCACCACAATGGTGTATTATTCCTGCAAGATGCCTTCACATTTATGTCAACATTTGGTGTGCCACGTCCAAAACCGATTACCCCCGATCAATTCAAAAGTAACATTCAGATCAACGAGGTCGATAAATATAATTTTTTCCTTGAAGGCGGAACCGCCAAAGAGCTCAAAGAAAAGTATTTTGGCGATTCGGTCAAATTCTGGAATGACCTCTTTAAGCATCCCAACTACGATGAGTTTTGGAAATCACGTGTCATCACCAATTACCTGCAAGATGTCAAACCTGCTGTCATGGTTGTTGGTGGTTTTTTTGATGCCGAAGATGCCTATGGAACATTTAAAACCTATCAGTCTATTGAAGAGAAAAGCAAAACAAATAATTCGATTTTGGTTGCGGGTCCCTGGTATCACGGCGGATGGGTTCGCGCCGCAGGAGATTATTTGGGCGACATTCAATTTGATAAAAAAACAAGTATCACCTATCAGGAAAAATTTGAACAGCCCTTTTTCAGTCACTACTTAAAAGAAGAAGGTAAATTCTCTGCTGCCGAGGCTAATATCTTTATTTCAGGGAGTAATGAATGGAAGCAATTTGAACAATGGCCGCCCAAAAATGTCGAGACAAAAAGACTTTATTTTCAGCCACAGGGCAAACTTGGTTTTGAGAAAGTCCAACGCACGGATTCATGGGATGAATATGTAACGGACCCCAACAAACCTGTTCCGCATCAAGGCGGACTCATCCAAAACCGTACACGCGAGTACATGGTCGACGATCAACGCTTTGCGGCCAACCGCCCCGATGTCATGGTCTATCAAACAGCAGCTTTGACCGAGGACATTACCATTGTCGGCCCGATCAAAAACTTTCTTAAAGTATCATCAACAGGCACTGATGCGGATTACGTTGTTAAACTCATCGACGTTTATCCCAATGATGCCCCCAGTTTTGAAGGAAAAACAATGGCGGGATACCAAATGATGGTCAGAGGTGAAATCATGGCTGGAAAATACAGAAACGGCTTTGACAAACCACAGGCATTGACACCCGGTCTCGTGGAAAAAGTAGATTTTGTGATGCCTGATGTTGCCCACACCTTTAAAAAAGGACATCGTATCATGGTTCAGGTACAAAATTCCTGGTTCCCATTGGCGGAACGGAATCCACAGGTATTTATGGAACCCTATACAGCGACCAAAACCGACTTCCGTAAAGCAACACAGCGCATTTTCCATGATGTCAATAATGCGACCTATATCGAATTTGACATCCTAAAAAATTAG
- a CDS encoding inositol-3-phosphate synthase, whose protein sequence is MGQQVKDANGKLGILIPGLGAVATTLIAGVASINKGFSKPIGSVSQLSRIRLGKRTENRNPLIKDFVPLAKLEDVVFGGWDVYEDNVYEAASKAQVLEQGQLDAVKAELEAIQPMKAVFDRNFVKNLDGTYIKSEKTRRELADAVQRDIREFKEKNGLDRVVLVWCGSTERYIETNEAFSTIAKLEEALDNDDQRIPPSMIYCYAAIKEGAPYVNGAPNLTCDVPAIVELAHEYGVAIAGKDFKTGQTLMKTIVAPGLQARALGVEGWFSTNILGNRDGLVLDDPENFKTKEVSKLSVLEEILDAKKNPELYGDLYHKVRINYYPPHGDNKESWDNIDIFGWLGYKMQIKINFLCRDSILAAPVALDLALFIDLAQRAGMSGIQEWLSFYLKSPQTAPGLPPEHDIFKQLMKLQNTLRHIMGEDLITHLGLDYYQELVDSIQ, encoded by the coding sequence ATGGGACAACAAGTGAAAGATGCCAATGGTAAATTGGGTATTCTTATTCCGGGATTGGGTGCTGTGGCAACAACATTGATCGCTGGTGTGGCATCTATAAACAAAGGTTTTTCAAAACCAATTGGATCTGTTTCTCAATTGAGCAGAATCCGTTTAGGTAAGCGCACGGAGAATAGAAATCCTTTAATCAAGGATTTCGTCCCTTTGGCAAAATTGGAAGATGTCGTTTTTGGTGGTTGGGACGTATATGAAGATAACGTATATGAAGCTGCTTCAAAAGCACAGGTATTAGAACAAGGCCAACTTGATGCTGTAAAAGCTGAATTGGAAGCAATTCAACCAATGAAAGCTGTGTTTGACCGGAATTTTGTAAAAAATTTAGATGGCACGTACATCAAATCAGAGAAAACACGTCGCGAGTTGGCTGATGCCGTACAACGTGATATCCGTGAATTTAAAGAAAAAAACGGCTTAGACCGTGTCGTATTAGTATGGTGTGGTTCTACTGAACGTTATATTGAAACAAACGAAGCTTTCTCAACAATTGCAAAATTAGAAGAGGCTTTGGATAATGACGATCAACGCATTCCACCGAGCATGATCTATTGTTATGCAGCTATAAAAGAAGGTGCCCCTTATGTTAATGGCGCACCAAACTTAACATGTGACGTTCCTGCGATCGTTGAATTAGCCCACGAATATGGTGTTGCGATTGCTGGAAAAGATTTCAAAACAGGTCAAACATTAATGAAAACAATTGTTGCTCCTGGTCTTCAGGCAAGAGCGCTTGGCGTTGAAGGTTGGTTCTCAACAAATATTTTAGGTAACCGTGATGGATTGGTATTGGATGATCCTGAAAACTTCAAAACTAAAGAAGTTTCTAAATTATCTGTATTGGAAGAGATCTTAGATGCGAAAAAGAACCCTGAACTATACGGTGATTTATACCATAAGGTACGTATCAATTATTACCCACCTCACGGTGATAATAAAGAATCTTGGGATAACATCGATATCTTTGGTTGGTTAGGTTACAAAATGCAAATTAAGATTAATTTCTTATGTCGAGATTCAATTTTAGCAGCTCCGGTTGCGTTGGATTTGGCATTATTTATTGATTTGGCGCAACGTGCTGGCATGTCAGGTATCCAAGAATGGTTGTCCTTCTACTTGAAATCCCCACAAACTGCACCAGGTTTACCTCCTGAGCATGATATCTTCAAACAATTAATGAAGTTGCAAAATACTTTGCGTCATATTATGGGTGAGGATTTGATTACGCACTTGGGATTAGATTATTACCAAGAACTAGTAGACAGTATTCAATAA